From the Rhodothalassiaceae bacterium genome, one window contains:
- a CDS encoding ATPase: MTQNSDDRPHVVVLGNEKGGTGKSTTAVHLLFALARTGLATAAIDLDDRQRTLSRYLENRRRYATEKGLRLPLPPVEIVPTSHAATREEARAEERRAFQAALAKLEGRADVIIIDCPGRDCFLSRLAHAHADTLITPMNDSFVDLDLLASVHPDSYRIERLSLYAEMVFEARKQRALTFRRELDWIVMRNRLANLDARNKRRVERVLGELSRRLGFRFVPGLSERVIYRELFPKGLTLVDLTPGEGPATGTRLTLSHVAAREELRRLVDALRIRRPHPHEEAQAGGAAG, translated from the coding sequence ATGACGCAGAATTCAGACGATCGGCCGCATGTCGTGGTGCTCGGGAACGAGAAGGGCGGCACCGGCAAGTCCACGACCGCCGTGCATCTGCTGTTCGCCCTGGCGCGGACGGGGCTTGCGACGGCGGCGATCGATCTGGACGACCGCCAGCGCACGCTCTCGCGCTATCTCGAGAATCGCCGGCGCTACGCGACCGAAAAGGGCCTGCGGCTGCCGCTGCCGCCGGTCGAGATCGTGCCGACGAGCCATGCCGCGACGCGCGAAGAGGCAAGGGCGGAAGAGCGCCGGGCCTTCCAGGCGGCGCTGGCGAAGCTGGAAGGGCGGGCCGACGTCATCATCATCGACTGCCCGGGCCGCGACTGCTTTCTTTCGCGCCTCGCGCACGCCCATGCCGACACGCTGATCACGCCGATGAACGACAGCTTCGTCGATCTCGACCTGCTGGCGAGCGTGCATCCGGACAGCTACCGGATCGAACGGCTCAGTCTCTATGCCGAGATGGTCTTCGAGGCGAGGAAGCAGCGCGCGCTCACCTTCCGGCGCGAGCTCGACTGGATCGTGATGCGCAACCGCCTCGCCAATCTCGACGCGCGCAACAAGCGCCGGGTGGAGCGCGTGCTCGGCGAGCTTTCCAGGCGGCTGGGTTTCCGCTTCGTGCCGGGCTTGAGCGAGCGCGTGATCTACCGCGAGCTGTTCCCGAAGGGACTGACCCTCGTGGATCTCACGCCGGGCGAGGGCCCCGCGACGGGCACGCGGCTCACGCTCAGCCATGTCGCCGCGCGCGAGGAGCTGAGGCGGCTCGTCGACGCCTTGCGCATCCGCAGGCCCCACCCACATGAGGAAGCGCAGGCGGGCGGAGCGGCGGGCTGA
- a CDS encoding molecular chaperone DnaJ, translating to MATAFLTGLLALLAFVLLLLLVERADPAKLARALVWLGIAAVVLVAGLLLISGRFLQSLPALLAALAILWQRAALQRLTRRGLAGMGAGRRRTSRVETAALEMTLDLATGALDGTVRRGRFAGRRLAELDEEECLALHRDLAGDEESRRLLEAYLDRRMPGWRARAGGEGEETAGESPPGHGGMTREQALRILGLAEGAGREEIIAAHRRLMQKLHPDHGGSDFLAAQINEAKRVLLEEE from the coding sequence ATGGCCACCGCGTTCTTGACGGGTCTGCTCGCTCTGCTCGCCTTCGTTCTGCTGCTGCTCCTTGTCGAGCGCGCGGATCCGGCGAAGCTCGCCCGTGCGCTCGTGTGGCTCGGAATTGCGGCGGTCGTGCTCGTCGCCGGACTGCTGCTCATCAGCGGCCGCTTCCTTCAGAGCCTTCCCGCGCTTCTGGCGGCGCTCGCCATTCTCTGGCAGCGCGCCGCCCTCCAGCGCCTCACCCGGCGGGGGCTCGCCGGCATGGGTGCCGGCAGGCGGCGGACGAGCCGGGTGGAGACGGCCGCGCTTGAGATGACGCTGGACCTTGCCACCGGCGCGCTTGACGGCACCGTGCGCCGGGGCCGGTTCGCCGGGCGGCGTCTTGCGGAACTGGACGAGGAGGAATGCCTCGCCCTCCATCGCGATCTCGCCGGCGACGAGGAAAGCAGGCGGCTGCTGGAGGCCTATCTCGACAGACGCATGCCCGGCTGGCGCGCGCGGGCGGGGGGCGAAGGCGAGGAGACGGCGGGCGAGTCGCCGCCCGGGCACGGCGGCATGACCCGCGAGCAGGCGCTGCGGATCCTCGGGCTTGCGGAAGGCGCGGGGCGCGAGGAGATCATCGCCGCCCACCGCCGTCTGATGCAGAAGCTCCATCCCGACCACGGCGGCAGCGACTTTCTCGCCGCCCAGATCAACGAGGCCAAAAGGGTCTTGCTGGAGGAGGAGTGA
- a CDS encoding phosphomannomutase — MAERAAERQAGDGHLFDPTILREYDVRGIVGETLTVRDARALGRAYAAFLKEVGAPARLPVAVGRDGRLSSPELADALIAGIRAGGRDVIDIGLGPTPMLYFAVHHLGLAGGIMVTGSHNPPDYNGFKMMAGMKPLFGADIARLGELAAAGPPEAGNPGRVMRREVLSAYVARLVCDARIPALDVVWDTGNGAAGPAVEALIARLPGRHELLFGAVDGRFPNHHPDPTVEANLADLKRAVRARGADLGIAFDGDGDRIGAVDGEGRVVWGDQILLILARALLAELPGAPVIADVKASQHLFDGIAAAGGEPVMWKTGHSLIKTKMAETGAPLAGEMSGHIFFRHRYYGFDDALYAAVRLLEAIGAAGRSLAELLDGLPKSAATPEIRLACPEEEKRGVVERLARHLAAEGRRVVDVDGVRVIADDGWWLVRASNTQPVLVARIEGRDEAALARLESDLKAALEAVGFQAKW, encoded by the coding sequence ATGGCCGAACGGGCGGCGGAACGGCAGGCGGGTGACGGGCATCTGTTCGATCCCACGATCCTGCGTGAATACGACGTGCGCGGCATCGTTGGCGAGACGCTGACGGTGCGCGACGCCCGGGCGCTGGGCCGCGCCTACGCCGCGTTCCTCAAGGAAGTCGGGGCGCCGGCGCGCCTGCCGGTGGCGGTGGGCCGGGATGGCCGGCTGAGCTCGCCGGAGCTCGCCGATGCCCTCATCGCTGGCATCAGGGCGGGCGGACGCGATGTCATCGACATCGGCCTCGGCCCCACGCCCATGCTCTATTTCGCGGTCCATCATCTGGGGCTGGCCGGCGGGATCATGGTCACCGGCTCCCACAATCCGCCGGACTACAACGGCTTCAAGATGATGGCCGGCATGAAGCCGCTTTTCGGCGCCGACATCGCCCGGCTCGGGGAGCTGGCGGCGGCCGGCCCGCCGGAGGCCGGCAATCCGGGGCGGGTGATGCGCCGCGAGGTGCTGTCCGCCTATGTCGCCCGGCTCGTCTGCGATGCCCGGATCCCGGCGCTCGACGTGGTCTGGGACACCGGCAACGGCGCGGCCGGGCCGGCGGTCGAGGCGCTGATCGCGCGGCTGCCCGGCCGGCACGAGCTGCTCTTCGGGGCGGTCGACGGGCGGTTTCCCAACCACCACCCGGATCCGACGGTGGAGGCGAATCTCGCCGATCTCAAGCGTGCGGTCCGCGCGCGCGGCGCCGACCTCGGCATCGCCTTCGATGGCGACGGCGACCGCATCGGCGCGGTGGACGGCGAGGGCCGCGTCGTCTGGGGCGACCAGATCCTGCTGATTCTCGCCCGGGCGCTGCTTGCCGAGCTGCCCGGGGCACCCGTGATCGCCGACGTCAAGGCCAGCCAGCACCTCTTCGACGGCATCGCGGCCGCCGGCGGCGAGCCGGTGATGTGGAAGACCGGGCATTCGCTCATCAAGACGAAGATGGCCGAAACCGGCGCGCCGCTGGCCGGCGAGATGAGCGGCCACATCTTCTTCCGCCACCGCTACTACGGCTTCGACGACGCGCTCTATGCGGCCGTGCGGCTGCTGGAGGCGATCGGCGCGGCGGGCCGCAGCCTCGCGGAGCTGCTCGACGGGCTGCCGAAAAGCGCGGCCACCCCCGAAATCCGCCTCGCCTGCCCCGAGGAGGAAAAGCGCGGCGTGGTGGAACGGCTGGCGCGGCATCTGGCGGCTGAGGGGCGCAGGGTGGTCGATGTGGACGGCGTGCGCGTGATCGCGGACGACGGCTGGTGGCTGGTGCGCGCCTCCAACACCCAGCCGGTGCTGGTCGCGCGAATCGAGGGGCGGGATGAGGCGGCGCTGGCGCGCCTCGAATCGGATCTGAAGGCGGCGCTCGAGGCGGTCGGCTTCCAGGCGAAGTGGTAG
- a CDS encoding ATP-dependent Clp protease ATP-binding subunit ClpA → MPSFSSHLEQTLHRALAEASRRRHEYATLEHLLLALIDDPDASAVLKACNVDCNLLRRNLEDYLDNELESIRVEDGVVEATPTAGFQRVIQRAILHVQSSGRDELTGANVLVALFSERESHAVYFLQQQDMTRLDAVSYISHGIAKSPQHHERRTARGAEQAGEGPRPGSAGGSSSKSKSGESALETYCVNLNEKARDGRIDPLIGRQLEVERTIQILCRRSKNNPLLVGDPGVGKTAIAEGLARKIVEGDVPDVLKNATIFALDMGALLAGTRYRGDFEERLKAVVQELEEYEGAILFIDEIHTVIGAGATSGGAMDASNLLKPALASGAIRCIGSTTYKEFRSHFEKDRALLRRFQKIDVNEPSIEDAIKIMKGLKPYLEKHHKVRYTREALRAAVELSARYITDRKLPDKAIDVLDETGAAQMLLPPSRRKKVVGVKDIEAVVAKIARIPPKSVTKDDVRVLANLESDLKRVVFGQDRAIEALAASIKLARAGLREPNKPIGCYLFSGPTGVGKTEVARQLARLMGVELIRFDMSEYMERHTVSRLIGAPPGYVGFDQGGLLTDAIDQHPHSVLLLDEIEKAHPDLFNLLLQVMDAGQLTDHNGKRIDFRNVILIMTTNAGAAELSKSAIGFGRETREGADDEAIKRLFTPEFRNRLDAVIPFDYLSLDIVERVVEKFILELELQLAERHVTITIDEAARRWLAERGYDRLYGARPLARLIQEKIKKPLADELLFGRLRDGGQVVIRIEDDKIAFDIAGARDSASQRQGNGKPAAPEPAV, encoded by the coding sequence GTGCCGAGTTTTTCGAGCCATCTGGAGCAGACGCTGCATCGGGCTCTCGCCGAGGCGAGCCGGCGCCGCCACGAGTATGCGACGCTGGAGCATCTGCTGCTGGCGCTCATCGACGACCCGGACGCATCGGCGGTGCTCAAGGCCTGCAATGTCGACTGCAACCTCCTGCGCCGCAATCTCGAGGACTATCTGGACAACGAGCTGGAGAGCATCCGCGTCGAGGACGGCGTCGTGGAGGCGACGCCGACCGCCGGCTTCCAGCGCGTCATCCAGCGTGCGATCCTGCATGTGCAGAGCTCGGGCCGTGACGAGCTCACGGGCGCCAACGTGCTGGTCGCGCTGTTTTCCGAGCGCGAAAGCCACGCCGTCTACTTCCTGCAGCAGCAGGACATGACGCGGCTCGATGCGGTGAGCTACATCTCCCACGGCATCGCCAAGTCGCCGCAGCACCATGAGCGGCGCACCGCGCGCGGAGCCGAGCAGGCGGGCGAGGGGCCGCGCCCGGGAAGCGCGGGCGGCTCGTCGTCGAAGAGCAAGTCGGGCGAGAGCGCGCTCGAGACCTACTGCGTCAATCTCAACGAGAAGGCGCGCGACGGCCGGATCGATCCGCTGATCGGCCGCCAGCTCGAGGTCGAGCGCACGATCCAGATCCTGTGCCGGCGCTCCAAGAACAATCCGCTTCTCGTCGGCGATCCCGGCGTCGGCAAGACCGCGATCGCCGAGGGCCTGGCGCGCAAGATCGTCGAGGGGGATGTCCCCGATGTGCTCAAGAACGCCACGATCTTCGCCCTCGACATGGGGGCGCTGCTCGCAGGCACGCGCTACCGCGGCGATTTCGAGGAGCGGCTCAAAGCCGTCGTCCAGGAGCTCGAGGAATACGAGGGCGCGATCCTGTTCATCGACGAGATCCACACCGTGATCGGTGCGGGCGCCACCTCGGGCGGGGCGATGGACGCATCCAATCTGCTGAAGCCCGCGCTGGCCTCCGGCGCGATCCGCTGCATCGGGTCGACGACCTACAAGGAGTTCCGCAGCCACTTCGAGAAGGACCGGGCGCTGCTGCGGCGCTTCCAGAAGATCGACGTCAACGAGCCGTCGATCGAGGATGCGATCAAGATCATGAAGGGCCTGAAGCCCTATCTCGAGAAGCACCACAAGGTCCGCTACACCCGCGAGGCGCTGCGGGCGGCGGTGGAGCTGTCGGCCCGCTACATCACCGACCGCAAGCTGCCCGACAAGGCCATCGACGTGCTGGACGAGACGGGTGCGGCCCAGATGCTGCTGCCGCCGTCGCGGCGCAAGAAGGTCGTCGGGGTGAAGGACATCGAGGCGGTGGTGGCGAAGATCGCGCGCATCCCGCCGAAGTCGGTGACGAAGGACGACGTGCGCGTGCTCGCCAATCTCGAAAGCGATCTGAAGCGCGTCGTCTTCGGCCAGGACCGGGCCATCGAGGCGCTGGCGGCGAGCATCAAGCTCGCGCGCGCGGGGTTGCGCGAGCCGAACAAGCCCATCGGCTGCTATCTCTTCTCCGGGCCGACGGGTGTCGGCAAGACGGAGGTCGCCCGCCAGCTCGCGCGGCTGATGGGCGTCGAGCTCATCCGCTTCGACATGTCGGAGTACATGGAGCGCCACACCGTCTCGCGGCTGATCGGCGCGCCGCCCGGCTATGTCGGCTTCGACCAGGGCGGGCTGCTGACGGATGCCATCGACCAGCATCCGCATTCCGTGCTGCTGCTCGACGAGATCGAGAAGGCGCATCCGGATCTCTTCAACCTGCTCCTGCAGGTGATGGACGCCGGCCAGCTCACCGACCACAACGGCAAGAGGATCGACTTCCGCAACGTCATCCTGATCATGACGACGAATGCCGGGGCGGCCGAGCTGTCGAAGAGCGCCATCGGCTTCGGACGCGAGACCCGCGAGGGTGCGGATGACGAGGCGATCAAGCGGCTGTTCACGCCGGAGTTCCGCAACCGCCTCGATGCCGTGATCCCGTTCGACTATCTCTCGCTGGACATCGTCGAGCGGGTGGTCGAGAAGTTCATCCTGGAGCTCGAGCTGCAGCTCGCCGAGCGGCACGTGACGATCACCATCGACGAGGCGGCGAGGCGCTGGCTCGCCGAGCGCGGCTACGACCGGCTCTACGGTGCGCGGCCGCTCGCCCGGCTGATCCAGGAGAAGATCAAGAAGCCTCTGGCCGACGAGCTTCTGTTCGGCCGGCTCAGGGACGGCGGCCAGGTGGTCATCCGCATCGAGGACGACAAGATCGCCTTCGACATCGCGGGTGCCCGCGACTCCGCATCCCAGCGCCAGGGCAACGGCAAGCCCGCCGCCCCGGAACCCGCCGTGTGA
- the grlA gene encoding glutaredoxin has product MDEALRQRIDEAIRRDDVVLFMKGTPTFPQCGFSAVVVQILQHMGVPFRAYDVLPDPELRQGIKEYTNWPTIPQLYVKGEFIGGCDIVREMFETGELKTLFEEKGILARA; this is encoded by the coding sequence ATGGACGAGGCGTTGCGGCAGCGGATCGACGAGGCGATCAGGCGCGATGACGTCGTGCTCTTCATGAAGGGCACGCCGACCTTCCCGCAGTGCGGATTTTCGGCGGTCGTCGTGCAGATCCTGCAGCACATGGGCGTGCCCTTCCGCGCCTATGACGTGCTGCCGGATCCCGAGCTGCGCCAGGGGATCAAGGAATACACCAACTGGCCGACGATCCCGCAGCTCTACGTGAAGGGCGAGTTCATCGGCGGCTGCGACATCGTGCGCGAGATGTTCGAGACCGGCGAGCTCAAGACCCTCTTCGAAGAAAAGGGCATCCTCGCCCGCGCCTGA